From Stenotrophomonas sp. SAU14A_NAIMI4_8:
CGCCGTCATCCACGCCTTTGCGACCCAGCTGCCACTGGTCGAACACCCGTTGCGCGTAGGCCTCGATGCTTTCCTGGCCGGTACTGCCCACCAACAGCACCTGCAGTTGCGCGCCGCCCTTGCGGGCCTGCAGCGCGCGCGCCTGCTGTTCCAATGCGGCACGGGTGGCCGGGCGCAGTGCACCGGCCGGGTCAACCACCGGGCCATCCAGCGGCGGCACCTGCACCTGCGCCCAGGCCAGCACGGGCCATAGCAGCAGGAGCATCAGCAGGCCGCGCACCAGATGCACCGACCTCCGCACCGGCTCAGATCGATTCATCGGCCCGGCTCACCAGCGTCCAGCACGGGGTGCGGGCGAAGGTGTAGACCTGCTGGTCGCTGGTATCGGGGGTGCGCATCAGCACCTGCATCTGGCCGTCGGCCTGCGCGGTGACGGTCATCTCGCGGCCACGGCCGGCCAGCGTGGCCGGATCCGGCATCACCGGCCATTCCACCTCGACCAGCGGCAGCTGCTTTTCCACGGTCTTCGGCTCGGGTTCGGCACCGGCATCGACGTAGCTGTCGCGCAGCGGATCGGCAGTGGCCGTTTCCTGCAGCGCGATCTCATTGCCGAAGTGCTTCAGGAAGGTATCGAACTGCTCGTGCGGGCAGGCCGGTGCCGCGGGCGTAGCGGCGGGCGTGGCGGCTGCCGGTGCGGCGGCCTGTGCAGCAGCGGCCGCCGCTTCTGCGGGCTGCGGCTGCGAAGCCTGCGGGGCCTGGGTGCAGGCGGCCAGGGCAAGACTGAAGACAGGGGCCAGCAGCACAAGGGAACGGCGGCAGCGCATGGGATCATCCTGATTCCGGTTCGGTCGCACCATCCTACCCTGCGCCGTACAATCGCGTTTTTCCCGACCCCGGCCCTGACATGCGCGCCCTGTTCCTGTTGATTGGCCTGTTGCTGCCCGCGCTGTGGCCGTCCGTTGCGCTGGCCGTGGAGGCACGGCCCGGCGATCTGCTGTTCGTCAGTGCCGGCCAGACCGGCCTGAGCGCCGCCATTGATGATGCCACCGCGCGCGAAGGCGGCACCCGCTTCGACCACGTGGCCCTGGTGGCCGATGGGCCGGGTCAACTGCAGGTGCTGCACGCCGATGAAAAGGGTTCGCGGCAGCAGACGCTGGCGGAATTCCGCCAGGATGCGCGGGACAAGCAGCGGCAGATCGTGGTGTACCGCCTGCGCGCGGCGCCGCCGCAGGTGCTGGCCGATGCCATCGCCACGGCGCGCACCATGTTGGGCAAGCCGTACAACACGGCCTATGTGTTGAACGAGGACAGCTACTACTGTTCGGATTTCATCGAGCGCGCGTTCCGCACCCACCATGTGTTCGCGCTGCAGCCGATGAACTTCCGCAATCCAAAGACCGGGCAGATTTCCCAGCACTGGGTGGATCTGTATGCCGGCATGGGCATGGCGGTGCCGCAGGATCTTCCCGGCACCAACCCCAACGACATGGCGGCCACCCCCGCGCTGCAGCGTATAGGCGTGCTGTAAACACGCCTGCTGTAAACACGCCCGTTGTAACAAGCGAAGCCCCGCACCAGGCGGGGCTTCACCGTTCACGCGTGGGCTGCACGCGGGTCATTCTTCTTCGTCATGGCCGCCCTGCTGCTGGTTGCGCTGGTTGCGCTGCTGCTGTTCCTGCTGCTGTTGCTGCTGCTGGTCGCGGCCACGCCCCTGCTGCTGATCCTGCTGGTTCTGCTGGCCCTGCTGCTTCTGGTTCGGGTTCTGGTTCTGCTGTGCCATGTCCGATCTCCAAATGCCACGCGCGGAATGCGGTGGACGTGCGCATGGTCTTCAGCCGAAGGTTAACCACGCGTTGCAGCGCGGCTACGGGCGCGTGCACGGCGGTGAATGAACACGCGCAGGCCCTTGTGCCGCAAGCGCATGAAGGATTCATGCGGGTTGCGCATGTGCTTATGCCGGCCGCGTGCCGCGCCCATTAAGGTGGGCCGGCGCTTGCTGGCTGCGCGGGGCCGCCCGACAATCGATGCCCTTCTCTACACCGAGTGAACGATGGACCGTTCCGCCCCGCTGTTCCGCCGGGTAAACGCACGGGCACGCAACAGCCGCCACGGCGAGCACGGCGGCGAGTACCGCCACGAGCGCCATCGCAAAGGCACGCTGGCCAGCGAGGCCACGCGCGGTTCGATGCATGGCGGGCACCGCCACGGCCGCGATTACACACCGCTGTTCCGCTTCCTGCTGTCCAAGGTGGGCCAGCCCTGGGTGCAGGTGCATTCGGAAGCCTGCGCGCGGCTGGATACGCCCGAACCCATCGCCTGGATCGCGGCCACCGGCAATGCCCCGCGCCGCGACCAGGTGCGCGTGGGCGAGGCCTCGTACTTCAGCGGGCTGTACGTGGATGAGGCCGGTCTGCTGCAGCGGGTGGCACCGGCGCTGACGGCGAAGGACATGCTGCCCTCGTGCACCTGCTGCACGCATACCTTCAACGGCGTGCGCTTCGGCGAAGACGACGCCGGCTGACCGCCTACGCCTTTGGTCCGATTTGCAGCCGCCCCCGGCCGCGCCTATCGTCGGGAAGACCCTTGGCGGAGACACGCATGGCCCCCGACAGCACAGCACGGCCTTCCTACGACCAGGCCCTGGCCGACTTCGATCTGGCGCAGTGGGAAGCGCGACTGCAGGGCGATCTGCAGACCGGTGTGAATGCCTGCGTGGAATGCTGCGACCGCCACTGCGGGCGCAATGCCACCGCGCTGCGCTGGGTGGATGCGCAGGGGCACCTGCACACCTACACCTTCGAACACCTGCGCGAAGCCGCTGCGCGCGCCGCGAACGTACTGGCCGAGGCTGGCATTGCCCGTGGCGATGTGGTGGCCGGCCTGCTGCCGCGCACGCCCGATCTGCTGGCGGTGATCCTGGGCACCTGGCGGTTGGGCGCAATCTATCAGCCGCTGTTCACCGCGTTCGGGCCCAAGGCCATTGAAACGCGGCTGGCCACCGGGCGCACTGGGCTGGTGGTGACCGACCTGGCCAACCGCAGCAAGCTGGACGGGGTGGGCGGCTGCCCTACCGTAGCCACCATCGCCGGCACCGGGCTGCGCGTGGCCGACGGCGATATCGACTGGCGGGCGCGCACGTACCAGGCACCGGCCGAGCGGGCCCCGGTGATGCTGCGCGGTGACGAACTGATGGCCCTGCTGTCCACGTCGGGCACCACCGGCAGCCCCAAGGGCGTGCCGGTGCCGCTGCGCGCCTTGCTGGCCTTTGCCAGTTACATGGAACTGGCGGTGGATCTGCGCGCCGACGATGTGTTCTGGAACATTGCCGATCCCGGTTGGGCCTACGGCCTGTACTACGGGGTCACCGGCCCGCTGCTGCTGGGCCATGCCACCACCTTCAGCGAAGCCGGCTTCAGCGTGGCCGGGCTGAACCAGATCATCCAGCAGTTGGGAGTAACCAACCTGGCGGGCTCGCCCACCGCCTACCGGCAGATCATCGGTGCCGGCCCTGCGGCCAGCGCCGGCATCAAGGGGCAGCTGCGGGTGGTCAGCAGCGCGGGCGAGCCACTGAATCCGGAAATCGCCCGCTGGTTCCGCGAACACCTGGGCACCACGGTGCTGGACCACTATGGGCAGACCGAAACCGGCATGGTGGTGAACAACCACCACGCGCTGGCCCACGCGGTGCGGCCCGGTTCTTCCGGCTTCGCCATGCCCGGTTACCGGGTGGCGGTGCTGGATGAGCACGACAACGTACTGCCGCCGCGCACGCCGGGCATCCTGGCGGTGGATGTGCAGCAGTCGCCCATTCTCTGGTTCACCGGCTACTACGGCGCCGAGACGCCCGCGCTGCGCGATGGCTGGTACCGCACGGGCGATTCGGTGGAGTGGGAGGATGATGGCTCGATCAGTTTCATCGGCCGCTCTGATGATCTGATCACCTCGTCGGGCTACCGCATCGGGCCGTTCGACGTGGAGAGCGTGCTGATGGAACACGCCGCGGTAGCCGAGGCCGCGGTGATCGGCGTGCCCGATCCGGAGCGCACCGAGATCGTGAAGGCGTTCGTGATCCTGCGCGATGGCCACAGCGGCGATGAAGGGCTGGCCACGGAGCTGCAGCAGCACGTGCGTTCGCGCCTGTCTGCCCACGCCTACCCGCGCCAGGTGGAGTTCGTGGCGCAGGTACCGAAGACACCCAGCGGCAAGGTGCAGCGCTTCCTGCTGCGCAAGGCCGAGATCGAGAAGCAAGCGGCGCGGTCGTAGAGTCGAGCTTGCTCGACTGCTGTGGCTTGCTCGCGTAAAGCAGTCGAGCAAGCTCGACTCTACAACGGCAAGATCGCAAAGCAGTCGAGCAAGCTCGACTCTACAAGGGCAGGATCGCAAAGCAGTCGAGCAGGCTCGACTCTACGGGGGGTTGTTGGGGTCAGAGCCCCGCCTGCGGCAGGGATCTGACCCCGGGCTTGCTACGGCATCACTGGCGGCGCGTAGGTCAGGGTCATGCCCAGCAGCCACAGCAGGCCCAGCACCAGCGGGATGTGCACCAGCAGCTGGATGAAGGTGAAGCCCACGATATCGCGCGCCTTCAGCCCCAGCACGCCCAGCAGCGGCAGCATCCAGAACGGGTTGATCAGGTTCGGCAGCGCTTCGGCAGCGTTGTAGACCTGCACCGCCCAGCCCAGGTGTGCCTTCAGTTCGTTGGCCGCCTGCATGACATACGGCGCCTCGATGATCCACTTGCCGCCACCGGAGGGCACGAAAAAGCCCAGCACGGCCGAGTACACGCCCATCACCAGGGCGAAGGTATCGGTGCTGGCCACGTGCACGAACAGGCTGGACAGGCGATGCGCCAGCGTCTGCCCATCACCGCCGGCGGCATGGGTGAGGATCATCGCGATGCCGCCGTACAGCGGGAACTGGATGAGCACGCCGGTGGTGCTGGGCACCGCCTTGGCCACCGCGTTGAGGAAGCTGCGCGGCCGCCAGTGCAGCAGCAGGCCCAGCGAAATGAACAGGAAGTTGTAGGTGTTGAGGTTGGCGATGGCGGTGACCACCGGCTTGCTGGCGAATTCGTTGAACAGCCAGCCGAAGGCCAGCAGCGAGAGCAGCACGGTCAGCAGCGGGCTGTATTCCAGCCATTCACCGGGGCGGGTGCGCTGCTGCAGCGGTTCCGGTTCGGCCTGCGCGGCGCCGGGGAAATCTTCGGCGGTACGTGCACTGTCGGCAGCCGGTGCGGTCAGCCAGGCGATCAGCAGCGAAACCAGGATAAGCACCGCGGTCAGCGCGATCGACTGCCACAGGAAGATGGTTTCGGTGAACGGCAGCACGCCGGTGATTTCCACCAGCCCCGGCGGCATGCTGGCCGGGTTGGCCTGCAACTGCGCCGCCGACGAGCTGAGGCCCATCGCCCACACCGCGCCAAGGCCCAGGTAGGCCGACGCACCTGCGGCGCGGTAATCCATGCGCAGTTCGCTGCGGCGGGCAAGCGCACGCACCAGCAGGCCGCCAAACACCAGCGAGAAGCCCCAGCTGAGCAGCGAGGCCAGCATGCTGACCAGGCCCACGTACACCACCGCACCACGGCCGGTGCGCGGCACCCGCGCCAGGAAGTCGATGAAGCGGGCGACGACGGGGGCAGTGGCCACCGCATAGCCGCCGATGACCACGAAGGCCATCTGCATGGTGAAGGGGATCAGGCTCCAGAAGCCATCGCCGAAGGCGCTGGCGGTGGCCTGCGGGGTCGAGCCGAAGCCCAGTGCCGCCAGCGCGACAATGACTACGCCCAGCACCGCGAACACGTACGCATCGGGGAACCACTTTTCCGCCCAGGCGGCCGAACGCAGCGCTGCGCGCGCCATCCAGCCGTCCTGTACTGCTGCCGTCGAGGCCATCGCCTACCCTCCCAGGTTCGATGGCCCGATTCTGGGCGGTAGGGTGCGGGCTGTCAGCCACCTATTGGTCGTAGGTCGTAGAGTCGAGCTTGCTCGACTGCCTTGGCTTGGCCGCGAAGAGCAGTCGAGCAAGCTCGACTCTACCGGGATGCGGGGTCTGGTCGTAGAGTCGAGCTTGCTCGACTGCCCTGGGTTGGCCGCGAAGAGCAGTCGAGCAAGCTCGACTCTACGAAAGCCGGCGCAGGGCGCCATCCGCGCAACCCACACCGGTAGCGCCGGGCCATGCCCGGCGGGCGCCATCAGCGCAGCGCCAGATCCGCGGCAATACCCGCGAACAGGGCTGCGCCCACCCAGATGCGGGGTCGTAGAGTCGAGCTTGCTCGACTGCCTCGGCACGCGTGTCAGCGCAGCGCCAGATCGGCGGCGATACCCGCAAACAAGGCCGCGCCCACCCAGTTGTTGTGCAGGAAGGCCTTGAAACACGGCCCACGCTCGCGGTTGCGGCAGATCCAGAATTCATACGCCACCAGCACCGCGGCCACCGCCACGCCCGCCAGGTAGTACCCGCCCAGGCCGCCGCGCACGCCCACCAGCGCCATCGTGGCCAGGAACAGTGCATACAGCACGCCCTGGATGACCAGGTCCAGTTCACCGAACAGGATCGCGGTGGAATGCGAGCCCATTTTCAGGTCGTCCTCGCGGTCGACCATGGCGTACCAGGTGTCGTAGGCGGTGGACCACAGGATGTTGCCCGCGTACAGCAACCACGCCAGCGTGGGCACTTCGCCCTGCACGGCGGCAAACGCCATGGGGATGCCCCAGCCGAAGGACATGCCCAGGTACACCTGCGGCAGATGGGTGTAGCGCTTCAGGTAGGGGTAGCTGGCGGCCAGGAACACGCCAATGAAGCTCAGGCCGATGGTCAGGCCGTTCAGGGTCAGCACCAGCGCGAACGCCACCAGCATCAGCACCGCGAACAGCACCAGCGCCGCGCGGCCGCTGATCGCCCCGGTGGCCAGCGGACGGGCCTTGGTGCGTTCCACGTGCGGGTCGAGCCAGCGGTCGGCGTAGTCGTTGATGACACACCCGGCCGAGCGGGTCAGCCACACGCCGGCGGTGAACACGAACAGGGTCCACAGCGGCGGCAGGCCACCAGCGGCCAGCCACAACGCCCACCAGGTGGGCCACAGCAGCAGCAGCGTGCCGATCGGGCGATCAGCGCGCATCAGGGACCAGTAATGACGCCAGCGCGGCGTCGGCGCCGAATGCGGCGCGGAAAGGGGGGTATCAGCCATCGCACTAGGATACTCCTGTGCCCTGCGGCCGACTTTGCAGCCGGGGGGAGATTTGTGCGGCGAAACTGGATAGAATGCCCCTCCCGCACCGTCTTCATGGCGCTGCGATGCCCGCCCCGGCACTGGCCGACGGTGTGGCGGTTCTACAACGCGCCCGTAGCTCAGCCGGATAGAGTAGTGGCTTCCGAAGCCATTGGTCGGGGGTTCGAATCCCTCCGGGCGCGCCATCTTCGTGTCGGCTACGGCCTGCCAAGCAGCGGGCAGATTTGCCTCCCGCATGTCTCCCGTCTCAGTTCATGCGTCCGGCAGGGCGCAGAATGTAGCTCTGCACTCCTGCTCCCTTCGCATTGAGTAGACTCGCTGCCATGGGTATCGCCTTGCCAGCACAGGACAACCTTGGCGTCGGCCTCTATTCCTACGCCGATGCCGCGCGCTTCATTGGCGGCAGCTCGTCGGAGCTGCGCCGGTGGCTGAAGGGCTACCAGGGCCGGAAGCACGGTAATCCTGAGGTCCACCCTCCCCTGTGGAAGTCGCAATGGGCCGATTCAGAGATCGACGGCATTGGCTTCCGCGATCTGATCGAGCTGCGCTTCGTCCGCACGTTCGTCGCCTGTGGCGTGCCACTCAACCTGGTGCGGCGAACCATTGTCGAACTGAACGAACGGCTCGGTAAGGAGTATCCCTTCACCAGCACCAGCTTCAAGACCGACGGGCGCCGCATTTTCATGGAACTGGTGGGCGACAGCGGCGATGCCGCACTGGTGGATGTGGTGAAGCGCCAGGACGTGATGCGCAAAGTCATCGCACCGTCACTGCGTGAGGGCATTGAGCTGGGCATCGATGATCGTGCCGAACGATGGTTCCCACTGAAGGGCTCCCGCGCGGTGGTGTTTGATCCCCAGCGCAGTTTTGGTCAGCCCATCCTCTCCGAATCGGGCGTTCCCACCATCGCCATTGTCGAGGCAATGCAGGCCGAAGGTGGCGATGAGCGTCGCGTGGCACGACTGTATGACCTGCCTCTGGCTGCAGTGAAGAAAGCACTGCAGTTCGAGAATCGAGCCGCGCCTTGAAGGCGCAGATCGATGAGAATCTTCCGCCCGCGCTGGCCCGGGCCATCGACGCCATTGCAGGTGCGGACGAACATGAAGTCTTCCACGCAAGGCAGTTCGTGAAACCTGGCACGACCGACCTGGAGCTCTTCGACGCGGCCACCCAGCGTGGCATCCGCGTACACGTCACCCAGGATCATCACCATCGCAAGCCTGCAGAACGCGAGGCCATCGCACGCCTCGGTCTGACCGTGTTCGTGCTGGCCAAGGGATGGAGCACGTTCAACCACTACGAGCGCGCAGCGCGGCTTCTGGAGTGGTGGCCGAAGATGATGCAGCAGGCCGAACTCGTGCAACCCGGCGCGATGTTCCGCGTACCGCACGCCAGGGCCTCGGGGGAACGCCTGACCCAGATCAAGGTATCGCGGTAACCGACTGCAGCGTCACCCCGCGTCATCGCTGAAACCATGCTGCGCACGCAGCGCCGGGTCGGTCTCGATCATGAACATATGGAACAGGTGCTTGTGGTCCCGCGACCAGCTGCCCTGCAGTTGCCGCCACGACGCCGCATCCACGCGCGGCAGTTTCCGTTCCAGGTAGTAGATACGGCTGTCGTCGCGGGAGAACCCATCGTTCAGCAGGCGCCAGCGCGTGCGATCCACGCCGGGCAGCGGCTTTCCATCGCAGTAGACATGGGTGTCGTCCAGCGCGAACAGCGGGTCAAGCGGTGAAAGCTGCAGCCGGTCACCCCGCACGCACTGCTTCATGCGCCGGCCGCCGTACCAGCCGCCATGGTCATCGGCGCCATAGGCACCGCCCAGACTGCGGAAGGTGGTGCAATCGGCTTCTGCCAGCGCTTTCAGCGATGTTTCGTACTCGCAGTACACATGGCGGTTGTCCAGCCAGTAATCGCCGCACTGGCGGAAACTATCGCGGTCGATGGCGGGCAGCCGGGTCCAGGCGTGGTAGACGGCATGCGCGTCGCGCGCGATGAAGTAGTGGGCGGGAATGAACTCGAACGTGGCCGCATCGGCCTTGCGCAGCAGGCGACCCTGGTGGAAGACCTGGCCTTCGTGGATTCGCCAGTATTCGATGCCGTAGGGGCCTACGAATCGTTGGTCAGGAAGGTCGCTGATCTTCTGCCATGCCATGGGGATGAGGGGTCCTGGGTTTCTGCGTGCAGAGTAGCGCAGGCGCCAGCAGCAGCGCCGGGCATGGCCCGGCGCTACCTGCAGA
This genomic window contains:
- a CDS encoding YiiX/YebB-like N1pC/P60 family cysteine hydrolase; protein product: MRALFLLIGLLLPALWPSVALAVEARPGDLLFVSAGQTGLSAAIDDATAREGGTRFDHVALVADGPGQLQVLHADEKGSRQQTLAEFRQDARDKQRQIVVYRLRAAPPQVLADAIATARTMLGKPYNTAYVLNEDSYYCSDFIERAFRTHHVFALQPMNFRNPKTGQISQHWVDLYAGMGMAVPQDLPGTNPNDMAATPALQRIGVL
- a CDS encoding AMP-binding protein; protein product: MAPDSTARPSYDQALADFDLAQWEARLQGDLQTGVNACVECCDRHCGRNATALRWVDAQGHLHTYTFEHLREAAARAANVLAEAGIARGDVVAGLLPRTPDLLAVILGTWRLGAIYQPLFTAFGPKAIETRLATGRTGLVVTDLANRSKLDGVGGCPTVATIAGTGLRVADGDIDWRARTYQAPAERAPVMLRGDELMALLSTSGTTGSPKGVPVPLRALLAFASYMELAVDLRADDVFWNIADPGWAYGLYYGVTGPLLLGHATTFSEAGFSVAGLNQIIQQLGVTNLAGSPTAYRQIIGAGPAASAGIKGQLRVVSSAGEPLNPEIARWFREHLGTTVLDHYGQTETGMVVNNHHALAHAVRPGSSGFAMPGYRVAVLDEHDNVLPPRTPGILAVDVQQSPILWFTGYYGAETPALRDGWYRTGDSVEWEDDGSISFIGRSDDLITSSGYRIGPFDVESVLMEHAAVAEAAVIGVPDPERTEIVKAFVILRDGHSGDEGLATELQQHVRSRLSAHAYPRQVEFVAQVPKTPSGKVQRFLLRKAEIEKQAARS
- a CDS encoding TIGR00366 family protein, producing the protein MASTAAVQDGWMARAALRSAAWAEKWFPDAYVFAVLGVVIVALAALGFGSTPQATASAFGDGFWSLIPFTMQMAFVVIGGYAVATAPVVARFIDFLARVPRTGRGAVVYVGLVSMLASLLSWGFSLVFGGLLVRALARRSELRMDYRAAGASAYLGLGAVWAMGLSSSAAQLQANPASMPPGLVEITGVLPFTETIFLWQSIALTAVLILVSLLIAWLTAPAADSARTAEDFPGAAQAEPEPLQQRTRPGEWLEYSPLLTVLLSLLAFGWLFNEFASKPVVTAIANLNTYNFLFISLGLLLHWRPRSFLNAVAKAVPSTTGVLIQFPLYGGIAMILTHAAGGDGQTLAHRLSSLFVHVASTDTFALVMGVYSAVLGFFVPSGGGKWIIEAPYVMQAANELKAHLGWAVQVYNAAEALPNLINPFWMLPLLGVLGLKARDIVGFTFIQLLVHIPLVLGLLWLLGMTLTYAPPVMP
- the ubiA gene encoding 4-hydroxybenzoate octaprenyltransferase produces the protein MADTPLSAPHSAPTPRWRHYWSLMRADRPIGTLLLLWPTWWALWLAAGGLPPLWTLFVFTAGVWLTRSAGCVINDYADRWLDPHVERTKARPLATGAISGRAALVLFAVLMLVAFALVLTLNGLTIGLSFIGVFLAASYPYLKRYTHLPQVYLGMSFGWGIPMAFAAVQGEVPTLAWLLYAGNILWSTAYDTWYAMVDREDDLKMGSHSTAILFGELDLVIQGVLYALFLATMALVGVRGGLGGYYLAGVAVAAVLVAYEFWICRNRERGPCFKAFLHNNWVGAALFAGIAADLALR
- a CDS encoding DUF433 domain-containing protein — encoded protein: MGIALPAQDNLGVGLYSYADAARFIGGSSSELRRWLKGYQGRKHGNPEVHPPLWKSQWADSEIDGIGFRDLIELRFVRTFVACGVPLNLVRRTIVELNERLGKEYPFTSTSFKTDGRRIFMELVGDSGDAALVDVVKRQDVMRKVIAPSLREGIELGIDDRAERWFPLKGSRAVVFDPQRSFGQPILSESGVPTIAIVEAMQAEGGDERRVARLYDLPLAAVKKALQFENRAAP
- a CDS encoding DUF5615 family PIN-like protein, with protein sequence MKAQIDENLPPALARAIDAIAGADEHEVFHARQFVKPGTTDLELFDAATQRGIRVHVTQDHHHRKPAEREAIARLGLTVFVLAKGWSTFNHYERAARLLEWWPKMMQQAELVQPGAMFRVPHARASGERLTQIKVSR
- a CDS encoding DKNYY domain-containing protein, whose amino-acid sequence is MAWQKISDLPDQRFVGPYGIEYWRIHEGQVFHQGRLLRKADAATFEFIPAHYFIARDAHAVYHAWTRLPAIDRDSFRQCGDYWLDNRHVYCEYETSLKALAEADCTTFRSLGGAYGADDHGGWYGGRRMKQCVRGDRLQLSPLDPLFALDDTHVYCDGKPLPGVDRTRWRLLNDGFSRDDSRIYYLERKLPRVDAASWRQLQGSWSRDHKHLFHMFMIETDPALRAQHGFSDDAG